Proteins encoded together in one Amblyraja radiata isolate CabotCenter1 chromosome 11, sAmbRad1.1.pri, whole genome shotgun sequence window:
- the neurl1b gene encoding E3 ubiquitin-protein ligase NEURL1B yields MGNNVQKTHADASHHARSGSARQYYTLPPSSHERRAHTNITEPPRFHSQAKGKNVRLDSHFRKASRKNSFCNGVTFSHRPVHLYEKVRLRLSVVLHGWSGALRFGFTCHDPSLMSSADIPKYACPDLVTRPGYWAKALPERFALKDNVLAFWVDRHGRVFYTVNDEEPVLFQCGINVSGPLWALIDIYGITQEVQMLESMFAETITSARLSTARLNSCLPQTSHDNANFNNNELENSVVVAKITNLNLSEVPSLAPDNHNLPCCTNRRLRSRGLPSFLDTDLHFHYIRGPDVTLSQDRMGVCTNWQESTRTLVFSDRPLHTGETLYVEVGQLGLPYYGALLFGVTSCDPSTLRTNELPADPDFLLDRKEYWVVCRGFSVPNSSDIFSFTILPNGELHHRVNGINIGMLVYVDTTQSLWVFFSLHGVVNQLRILGTSQSTPVDVSPSGSPGGSHYDSDSDMAFSVNRSSSASESSLVTAPSSPLSPQLSPSFSPPDPPDSKNGECAVCFDSEVDTVIYTCGHMCLCYECGLKLKKQINACCPICRRVIKDVIKIYRP; encoded by the exons ATGCATCGCACCATGCCCGCTCGGGATCTGCTCGGCAGTATTACACACTTCCACCTAGCAGTCATGAACGGAGAGCACATACAAACATTACCGAGCCTCCAAGGTTTCACTCACAGGCCAAAGGAAAAAATGTTCGTCTGGACTCGCATTTCAGAAAAGCGTCCCGGAAGAACAGTTTCTGCAATGGTGTAACCTTCAGCCACCGACCAGTCCACCTTTATGAGAAAGTGAGGTTACGATTATCAGTGGTCCTTCATGGATGGAGCGGTGCTTTGCGGTTTGGTTTTACATGTCATGATCCCTCTCTGATGAGCTCCGCAGACATCCCAAAGTATGCATGTCCTGACTTGGTAACCAGGCCTGGTTATTGGGCCAAGGCATTACCGGAAAGGTTTGCTCTGAAAGACAATGTCCTTGCCTTCTGGGTGGACAGACACGGACGAGTGTTTTATACTGTGAATGATGAAGAGCCTGTTCTTTTCCAGTGTGGCATTAATGTTTCAGGACCACTCTGGGCGCTGATCGACATCTATGGAATTACACAAGAAGTCCAAATGCTTG AGAGCATGTTTGCAGAAACCATAACTTCAGCACGACTCAGCACAGCACGGCTCAACAGTTGCCTTCCTCAGACTAGTCATGACAACGCCAACTTCAATAATAACGAACTGGAGAACAGTGTTGTGGTGGCAAAAATAACAAACCTAAATCTAAGCGAAGTTCCCAGCCTTGCGCCAGACAATCACAATTTACCTTGTTGTACCAACAGACGGCTTAGATCGCGAGGCCTGCCATCTTTTCTCGACACTGACCTTCACTTTCATTACATACGAGGGCCTGATGTTACCCTTTCTCAGGATAGGATGGGAGTGTGTACGAACTGGCAGGAGAGCACTAGGACCCTGGTGTTCTCGGATCGCCCTTTGCATACTGGGGAAACCCTGTATGTGGAGGTGGGGCAGTTAGGGTTACCATATTATGGCGCCCTTCTCTTTGGCGTAACGTCTTGCGACCCCAGCACGCTGCGAACAAACGAGCTCCCAGCGGATCCAGATTTCCTACTTGACCGTAAGGAATATTGGGTAGTGTGCAGAGGTTTCTCAGTGCCCAACAGCAGTGATATTTTCAGTTTCACTATTCTGCCAAATGGAGAGCTGCATCATCGTGTTAATGGAATAAACATAGGGATGCTGGTTTATGTGGACACCACACAGTCACTCTGGGTATTCTTCAGCTTACATGGAGTGGTCAACCAGCTGAGGATACTGG GTACATCCCAGTCGACCCCTGTGGATGTATCTCCTTCAGGTTCTCCGGGTGGATCCCACTATGACAGTGACTCTGACATGGCATTCAGTGTTAATCGGTCTTCATCTGCATCTGAATCATCTCTGG TGACTGCGCCCAGCTCCCCACTGAGCCCTCAGTTGTCACCGTCCTTCTCCCCGCCCGATCCACCGGACAGCAAAAATGGCGAGTGTGCTGTTTGCTTTGACAGTGAGGTCGATACGGTTATTTACACCTGTGGACATATGTGTCTCTGCTACGAATGTGGTCTTAAGCTGAAGAAGCAAATCAATGCCTGCTGCCCTATCTGCAGGAGAGTcataaaggatgtcattaaaataTACCGTCCATGA